In Erigeron canadensis isolate Cc75 chromosome 6, C_canadensis_v1, whole genome shotgun sequence, the following are encoded in one genomic region:
- the LOC122605452 gene encoding disease resistance protein Roq1-like isoform X2: protein MASFKFSPSSSSSIPKGGWKYDVFLSFRGEDTRLNFVDHLYVALVQRGILVFKDDEMLHKGEEISLEIMTAIEESKFAVVIISKNYANSSWCLVELAKIIECHNCLGQKVLPVFYHVDPSDVRAQTKDFGIALEQHEQKFTGEKDKVNTWREALSATAGLSGLHISNTIKEGESTYINKIVQEILGDLRTFDTQNNLVGIESRVDEFQPLLDVKAKDEVRMVGIYGMGGIGKTTLAQALFRRISCNFGGSSFVKDVRENSSSKRDICALQEKVLREILMTNHKFNIQDPEDGAKIIRTRFIHKCILLVLDDVDNGKQLEFLAATHHWLGPGSRIIITTRNEQLLSDTNAKYKPSYLSKDDALELFSRHAFKKNSPPDGYGELSFRAISYAGYLPLAVKVLGSFFRGRKADIWESAFNRLAKKPNDEIFETLKLSFDALEDSEKNIFLDIACFFKGKNAGHVTRVLDGCGFDPLIGITVLVEKSLITISNKGLEMHDLIQEMGWEVVRQSFPNSRLWQLNEIQDFIRRTKKLKAVEAIVVQDKQNDDDPFEEANFSTDIFVTMKNLRLLDVKGKFTFCEPTFLPDELRWICWNEYPFSSLPIGNLRKLVGIEVAKGSIKQFWKGQKIMPNLKFVKLQRLDCLTRIPDVSGAPNIERLVLLNCKNLVEVHESLGSHKKLVKWDMIGCERLRHLPSRIEMESFKVLRLSKCYTLERFPEVSPSMTSRGYR from the exons ATGGCATCTTTTAAGTTTTCTCCATCTTCGTCATCATCTATACCTAAAGGAGGATGGAAATATGATGTTTTCCTAAGCTTTAGAGGCGAAGACACTCGACTCAATTTTGTAGATCATTTGTATGTTGCTCTAGTTCAGAGAGGCATCCTTGTGTTCAAAGATGATGAGATGCTTCATAAAGGAGAAGAAATCTCTCTTGAAATCATGACAGCCATCGAAGAATCAAAGTTTGCGGTGGTTATTATCTCTAAAAATTATGCAAACTCTTCATGGTGTTTGGTTGAGCTTGCCAAAATCATCGAATGCCATAACTGCCtgggacaaaaagtgttaccgGTGTTCTACCATGTTGATCCATCAGATGTGCGTGCACAAACTAAAGACTTTGGTATTGCGCTTGAGCAACACGAGCAAAAGTTTACTGGAGAGAAGGATAAAGTGAATACGTGGAGGGAAGCTTTGTCTGCAACAGCCGGCTTATCTGGATTGCATATATCAAACACTATTAAAGA GGGTGAATCCACATATATCAACAAAATTGTTCAAGAGATTTTAGGTGATTTACGAACATTTGACACACAGAACAATTTAGTGGGTATAGAGTCTCGTGTAGATGAATTTCAACCGCTATTGGATGTGAAGGCGAAAGATGAGGTGCGCATGGTAGGGATATATGGAATGGGAGGAATCGGAAAGACAACTCTTGCCCAAGCTTTGTTTAGAAGAATTTCTTGTAACTTTGGGGGTAGCAGCTTTGTAAAAGACGTTAGGGAAAATAGTTCTAGTAAAAGAGATATATGTGCCTTACAAGAAAAGGTTCTTAGAGAGATACTAATGACGAATcacaagttcaatattcaaGATCCTGAAGATGGTGCAAAAATAATACGAACAAGATTTATCCATAAATGTATACTTTTAGTTTTAGATGATGTGGATAATGGCAAGCAGTTAGAATTCTTAGCTGCTACACATCACTGGCTTGGTCCTGGAAGTAGAATCATCATAACCACCAGAAACGAGCAATTGTTGTCCGATACAAATGCAAAGTACAAACCAAGTTATTTGTCAAAGGACGATGCTCTTGAGCTGTTTAGCAGACATGCTTTCAAGAAAAATAGCCCTCCAGACGGGTATGGGGAGTTGTCATTTCGTGCAATAAGCTATGCTGGCTATCTTCCTCTAGCTGTAAAAGTGTTAGGTTCTTTCTTCCGTGGTAGGAAGGCAGATATTTGGGAAAGTGCCTTTAATAGACTAGCAAAAAAACCAAATGATGAGATTTTCGAGACACTGAAATTAAGTTTTGATGCGTTAGAGGATtctgaaaaaaatatattcctAGACATTGCGTGTTTCTTTAAAGGAAAAAATGCAGGACATGTGACTAGAGTCCTCGATGGCTGTGGTTTTGACCCGTTAATAGGAATTACTGTTCTAGTCGAAAAATCTCTAATCACCATTTCTAATAAAGGACTAGAAATGCATGATCTCATACAAGAAATGGGCTGGGAAGTAGTTCGTCAGAGTTTTCCAAATAGTAGGTTATGGCAACTTAACGAAATCCAGGATTTCATCAGAAGAACTAAG AAACTAAAAGCAGTTGAAGCCATAGTAGTGCAAGACAAGCAAAACGATGATGACCCGTTTGAAGAGGCAAATTTTAGCACTGATATCTTTGTAACTATGAAGAATCTTCGACTACTCGATGTGAAAGGGAAATTCACTTTTTGTGAGCCTACGTTTCTTCCAGATGAGTTAAGATGGATTTGTTGGAATGAGTACCCATTTTCTTCTCTTCCAATTGGAAACTTGCGTAAGCTCGTTGGGATTGAAGTGGCCAAAGGAAGTATCAAACAGTTTTGGAAGGGACAAAAG ATTATGCCCAACTTGAAGTTTGTTAAACTTCAACGGTTAGACTGCCTAACAAGAATTCCAGATGTCTCAGGAGCTCCAAACATCGAAAGATTAGTATTGTTGAATTGTAAGAATTTGGTTGAGGTTCACGAGTCTCTTGGATCTCACAAAAAGCTTGTCAAATGGGACATGATTGGTTGCGAGCGACTCAGGCATCTCCCATCCAGGATTGAGATGGAATCTTTCAAGGTTTTAAGACTCAGTAAATGCTACACTCTTGAAAGGTTTCCAGAAGTCTCCCCGTCTATG
- the LOC122605454 gene encoding uncharacterized protein LOC122605454, translating to MSLHLSTLYKQNKIKRSDLVDQLREYQIRSNHNWASVSFISSNARIPSSSRMDMMLFVIWELLILSLIVSSAISLYFSHMSLTLILATVSWLLLLCMKVFKQVKLSKKTKQMMMLPLSM from the exons ATGTCATTGCATTTGAGTACattgtataaacaaaataaaattaaacgatCAGATTTGGTGGATCAGCTACGAGAATATCAAATCCGCTCAAATCATAACTGGGCTTCCGTCTCCTTCATTTCATCGAACGCTAGAATTCCTTCATCTTCTAG GATGGATATGATGTTGTTTGTAATTTGGGAACTTCTGATTCTATCGTTGATCGTATCCTCAGCCATCTCGTTATATTTCAGTCACATGAGTCTCACTTTAATATTAGCAACTGTCTCATGGTTACTACTATTATGTATGAAGGTATTCAAGCAAGTAAAATTGAGCAAGAAAACCAAGCAAATGATGATGCTTCCTTTATCAATGTAG